A genomic region of Planococcus kocurii contains the following coding sequences:
- a CDS encoding YwbE family protein has translation MDGKKRSDVKPGIEVHVILKQDQRSGKKTHGVVKDLLTNSATHPHGIKVRLQDGQVGRVCEILSGK, from the coding sequence ATGGACGGTAAAAAAAGAAGTGACGTTAAGCCAGGTATTGAAGTACATGTGATTTTAAAGCAAGATCAGCGTTCAGGCAAGAAAACACACGGTGTTGTAAAAGATTTGCTAACAAATTCTGCGACACATCCACATGGCATTAAAGTTCGCTTACAAGATGGACAAGTAGGACGGGTCTGTGAGATTTTATCAGGAAAATAG